The Plasmodium relictum strain SGS1 genome assembly, chromosome: 8 DNA window aaaattataatattttaagaatagaaaaaaaatatggtgGTACATCTTTACTAACAAAAATTGGCCAATCTTTCAAtcaagaaaatttaaaaaatatgaagatgaaattaaattatgaaaaagatTCAACTagcatattaaaaaattcagaTACTAAcgtatttaaaaattttattgatatattcagaaaaactaatataaaagataaattgAAAATGAATGATAGcgaaaagaaagaaaaggaattttttgaatattatatgaaatgtttaatgaaatatgaaggaatttttacatataaaaagtttcaattatttttaaaagatttatGTGATtattttaatctttttaGTATACGgtacaaatataaaaaaaaaattaatccGCAAttggaaaaattaaaaaaacagtATGAAGTATTAAATTCCTTTTTACCATATGAACTGGATTCAGatgattataaaatatttcataaagaaagtaaaaaatacTTAGCTCAGTCATGTAATGTTGACATAAAATTTATTgatgaattattattattccaTGATTCGTTAAAGACAGATAGGACTTGGTTTTATAGgagaatattattaaaaagaaaattaccTGAAAGCTTTGAAGAAAGAGAAATTGAGGCACCATTCGATAGACCTGTTACTAAAACTTTTAATTATAACATAAAAGAATCATCATTGGAATATGAAGAAtatcttaataaaaattctagaaaattaaaattcaaaaaatggTATTCTAAAAAACATCCATGgtttagaaaaaatacatCTGGTAAAGACAGATGGAGAATTAGAccatatacaaaaaaatttccatatttatattattctcGTATACCTAAATATCTATATTTATCTAGAAATAAaccaaaaattaaaaattaaaatatttgaagaaaaaaaaattcacaaaaaaaaaattattctattattaaatatttcaaaatttcCATATATTAACACATAAAAcagatataatatatatatatatatatatataaaatataaatgaataaaaatatttataaggaaaatatgtatatatatttatacatacaaaaaaaaaaaaaaaaaaaaaaaaatatttcaaataattttaattaatttttttaatacaaaattttcTGTTCTCTTTTCCAACATATCtatagaaatattattttcatttatattttttaaacctatattttttaaaatattaagagAAATTTGAGGTATAACTGGatacataaaaatagaaaaaaatttgatgCTTTCTAATGTTTCATATATTATCGAATTGAATTGAtaagaattatttatataattccaAGGTTTCTTatgaacaaaaaatttattaacattttttattaatgtcattatattttctaaaaagaGAGGaaattccattttttttgtaaagttaattaatttttcttttatatctcTACACTCATTTAAAATAGAAGAATTATTATAGTCATCCGTTTTTATTTcttgaattattttataattatttacaaGGCATAATGATAATACCCTATACAGTAAATTCCCTACATTATTACGAAGAAATAATTCAAAAgcttgtaaatttttttctttaaaatttttatcttcataTATATTGGCGCATccaataaaatatattcgtATTACATcagaattatatttttctaataaagtAAAAGGACTtacaatattatttaaactttttgacatttttatatttttattctttatcaAACCATGACAAAGTATTTTTTCAGGAAACTTTAAATTTAAGCTTTTTAATAAACACATATAAAGAATACcatgaaattttaatatatcttttcctattatttgaataaaaGGATTCCATGCCTTTTCAAatagattaaaaaaattaatattattaattttattaatactattattattattattattatcattattatgaATATTATTGTTGccatctttattattattaatgtttactaaatttaaaatatcttcATATGAACAAAGAATATCACTTGTTTTTATGTTTTCTGAACTTAAAAAATcattagaaaataaattatgagAAGTATGATATTcattgtttttctttttatgttttaagctgttttttttaattatatacaGTATAGATGATATATACGATAACAGCGCATCAAACCACACATATATAGTTCCTTTTTCTTCTCCAGGGATTTTTATTCCCCAATTAGTATTATATCTACTTAtgcaaatattttttaaatcattttttaaaaaaaatattatttccttttgtaaataatttggaaatatataattctcATTGCTTTCATAAAAATCAATCAAGAATTCttgaaattttattatattaaaaaaataactattCTCTTCttcaatatatattacattttctttattttttttttcttttaactcTATTTCACCTAAATATCTTTCTTCACTTATGTCATAATACCCTTTGTAAacatctttatatatataattattatttattaaataactCCATATATTTTGAACAAAGGATTTATGAAATTCATTAGATGTTCTAtagaataaatttatttttatatctaattcattattcatttttttgtaatatttgCAAATATTATCAATATGTTCATTATTagttatattcattttttttgatttcaATTCTATCTTCAGACCATGTTCATCCATTcctgaaaaaaaaatcaatttcctttcattttcatttcttaatttttcaaatctACTTATTACGTCGCCTAATATATTACAATAGGCATGTCCTATGTGAGGTTTATCATTCCCATAATAAAGTGGTGTGCTCATAAAAAGAcacttttcatttttatctgatttttttaaataatctaatatattatctatatcatcattatttatatactcattttttattttattatttattttatcactAACTACATCaatgttatatttatttaactcatttttcattaaaatttttgagCCATTTCTAATAGATACTAATTTGTTTAGTTTTACCtgtattatattatttattttttgttcgCACCCATTTTTAGgataattttttacaaataaatatttcttagGTCTTactatataaacatataattttacttttctCTTTAGGTTATCAAAGggatcattttttattttcttacaATAGGAAAGAGAATAacaaaaaacaattttttccttaaaaatttttattattaatatagtattaaaatatatgaaaaataaaagaaaatatttcataatttcttttaattttgtaatttttttttgttatagtatttaaaaatatatacccTAATACTATATAGAATCTGTAATTTTTaactcatttttttaaaataataaatttataatttaattattttatttattataatattttcactttttttttttgtaaaaacattttatgaaaaataaatttgcAACATTGAAGTTAATAATGAggattttcttttataaacatattttgtagagaataaaaaaaaataaaaatccaaaaatttaagattttttattttattataaaaagcaTGTTgtcaaaaatataatataaaaaaaaataaagtaaaataacataaaatatatataagtattgtatattttcattttttcttattttttctgTGAAGAAAATTTGTATAGAATAAACTGAAAAggcatataaataaatatcgtatatttattataatttaatttttttttttttttattgtctcaattaagatataaaaaatttagtaagtttttgtttttgtttttattttttttgtttttttgagtaaaatttaaaatgagtagaaataatagaaaaaataaaaaaagagcaACATTAAATGAACTGTATGAGTTGGaatttgtaaaaaaagaaaaaaagaaattaaaaaaattaaatttttacaaCAAAAAAGATGATGAATTGATAAAGCAAACAaacaatgaaaataataaggaAAATAAGTTGAATGGTATTTTACTGAAAAAGTATGAACAATTAAAGAAGTTTGAAGAACAACAAAAATGTAAATTCTTaggagaagaaaaaaaaaaaagggcatatgaagaatttttaaaaattttgaaagataagaaaaaaaaagatataaataatacttCAAGTAATGAAATAAATCACTCAGAAAGTGTTTCTTCCAATGACAGCATAGCATATAGTAATAAGAGAGATGACAAAAATGAACAGGAAAGAACTCatgaaaaaatgaaacaagATCAgattgaaaatgaaaatataatgaataatagaaaaagaaaaaataatgatgaaatatatatgttttctttaataaaaaatataaaaaatcagaataattatttaaaaataaataatgaaaattgtaacaacatttttaatgaaatgcctattaatgataataatgtatgttataataaaattaacaatattagtagttttaataataataataataatagtataaattttaataaaagcaATATCAcaaataacataaatatttataaaacttTACCTATTGATGacgataatataaattttaataataatgtcaataataataatagttataatattaataataacgTTAATTATACAAACATTTGCAATATTAATTCTTATTAttgtaaaatttataatgcCAATAGTATTTAcagtaattataataatgaaacaTATAagttatatgaaaataaaatggattactattttactttttgtCAGAACATAGATGAGAGATTTATTGAAgaattttgtaaaaaaaagttaaataaaaaaaagaaaatagatGAAGaacaaacaaataaaaataaaactattgaaaatatttatgtgtcttctaatttatttttagaaactaatatttttaagaaaaaagaaaatagtgAAAAGGAATATACAAGccaaatttttaataatattgaaattaaaccacattttttttgtaattattttgaaaaaaatcaCATATCTTACTATTTGATGAATATTTTAGATACAGAGCCAAAATGTATTTTAGATGAAgagaatttttataatattgataaaaatataacttttaatttaaaaagatatCTTGCCTTTTTTAAGCATCCCATTGCGTATTTTAGCaatgttatatataaatatatagaagattattataatattaaaataaaaaaaatagtgcATAATGAGAGAGAGAAAGAGGAGAAGgagaaaaaagaagatgaagTTAAAGatgaagataaaaatgaagataaaaagAGTGATGATAACAATGAAATTATAGAACAaagtataaatttaaaaactaataaaaaaaaaaaaaaaatcttttttgATATTTCTGATGTTATGAAAAGCGAAGAAATGAAaagttattttcattatattaattCATATGTAGATGTTTTATATGCAAATAAAAACGTTTTGAATAGCCATTTTATAAGATTATTAAATagtatacatattttaaatcatttaaaaaaaaaaaggaaaagaagaaaatatataaataagaaaatagaaAAGTTAGAAAGAGTTGAACAGgtaaaaaaggaaaacaTAGAAATAAAAGAGGATTTTTGTGATGAAAGTTTTGCTAGACCTAAGATTTTGATTTTATGCAGCTTTAGATATATCACTAAAGAATATATTGATTTAATTTGTAATTTACTAACACTCActgaagtaaaaaataagaataaattttTGAATGAGTATGATATTACGAAggatgaaagaaaaaaaatgaaggaaatatattcaaaaaaaagaaaaactcttgactatataaatttatatcgAGGTAATAATGATGATTGTTTCAGATGTGGAATAAAGTTATTagaaaatgagaaaaaaattcAACTATATAGTCCATTTTATGATAGTGATATCTTAATATGTTCTCCTCTTGGCTtagatattattattaaagaaaGTAAAAAAGAGGAAGATTTTGATATGGACAGTGAAAGTTCTGACAATTACGatttaaaagatgaaaatatatcaaaaagaaataaaaataataaatcgcaaaaacaaaaaaaaaaaaaaaatagtaacaGTAAAAAGAAGTTATATGAGTATGATTTTTTATCATCTATCGAAATTTTGATAATAGACCAAATAGATACAATATTAATGCAAAacttattaatattaaaaaatgtattaaattttataaataagcCTTTATTAAGGTGGGGAAATGCTAATATAAATCGAATAcctaaatatataataaatggatttttaaaaaattatagacaAACAATAATATCTTCTAGTATTTTAGatacaaattttatttccttAATTCAATCAGCTGATAATTTTAGatcatatttaaaattatttataaaaaatgatgataatattttattgcaGGTAAGAGATCTTAATATTAatcaatattttaaaaaaattgaatgtgatagtattttaaaaatagaagaaagtATAATAGATTTCATCTCAACAAATGTAATTGATATTTTATCTAATATAAATCAACTAATTATCTTTTTACCAACATATATAGAATACATAAgaatatatgaaatattaaaaaaaaatgatattactTTTAAGGGCATTAATGAATATACAGATGAAAAAAAACGCATAAAAATTCTGAAAttgtttaaatttaaaagaattaatattttattaattactgGTCGTTTAATGTTTTATGAAAGATGCACTTTTAAAGGAGCAaataatgttatttttttttctcctcccaaatttatttttatgtattatgaATTAATTAAAGATTTAACTAAAAATTCTAATTCATCCTCTATATGTTATTACACAAAATATCACACATACGAATTAGAAAGAATAGTAGGGCAAAGTAGAGCTTTACAATTgataaaggaaaataatgGGAAAATTACCttgtttaaataaaatgaacataatattcatttttaaatttttgaaaagttgaaatttaataaatctttatttttagttttggaaaaaaaaaaaaataaaaaaaaaaaaaataaaaaaaaaaaaaaataataaataaataattaaaatatagatTATCTTAAATTgttttatgtaaaattttcttttaattattatataaaatttaattataaaatttcatattctttttatgtatgcaatttatttttttatttttttttatttctacgcatactttataaaaaatttatttatatttcatttataatttttttataaatatctaCATTTGGATTTCTtctgtataaaaaaaaaaaaaaaaaaatatagcaaAATTTTCAATTATGAATTTGAATAAAGTaattaaatatgtatatattttaaatgtagATTTACTtaagaatatttaattttattagttCAGAATAAAAATCAATTTCTAGTTTTTCAAGTTTAGATACCACCTTTAATAAATcgtaattttataattatattcatatatattttaaatttattacaaaaacttttattttatttatacctGTTTTGCTTTTAATAATTGCATTTCGTAATTtgttaaatttttgtttttacttGAATTTTTATCCATTTTGATGTAAATAGAAATTatactaaaaaaagaaaaaattttaatactcTAAAAATTTGGACTAAAATTTAGtgatattaattaaaaaaaaattataaaatatatttttattacaagttttttataatatttaagaaaaaataatatgtgCAACAAAAATTGACAttccatttaaaaaaaagaaaaagacaacacaaaaaaatatctttttgtataaaatgaaattttatgCACATAcatcattataaaaaaaaaaaaaaaaaattaagtttttttttttttttgtagcttattatttttttttttttataatgtggaattaaaattattcgTGGTAACAATTTAACTGAATattaaaattcaaaaaattttgataacTTATAATTATCTATTGCTTTTTGTTCATTAATTTTCATATTAAAAGATCTAAtgaactttatatttttatttaaaatttcaagaaaatttaataaattatgtgAACTAacttcttttattaatatattcaaGTTACTATTTTTTCTACAACTACTAAAATATTCAGagaataaatttttagtaaCAAAATCTTCGtcaattaaattttcatttttttttttaatatcctTATCATGCTCATGTGCAAAAGATTTTTTGAGATAAactacatttaaaaaattatctagTTCATTAATAAGATCACTTCTTGCATATATGTTATGTTTATCTATATGATTATCTATTATaggaattttatttttataagaatctatttctttatctcctattaaaatatttttttctaagtCTATACTTTCATGTGATTcttttatgttattattttcatttttctttctttgtagtaatgaattattatatagcttatatattaagaaaacttcatcaaattttattatattttttttttttttttttttactactTAAATTAATGGTAGCATAGTTTTCTAAAGCaaattgtataaaaaaatctGTATTTCCTTttagaatattaaaaatagttaAATATAAATCAATGAACTtctcaatattttttttcgaTTTCTCCAGATttcttatattaaaaatgccttttttttcatttctatatttttttatattattattctcctttattttatcaaaagaataatatacattaaaaatCAGCTTACGGAAAAGTGTGTTAACTAATAAACATAGACCTTCTTTAAatctatatattaaaaaataagaacaaaaaatattataatgtaaatatttatatttaattacaaaaaacataaaaattataactgaaataaagaaaaataatacagTTTTCAATGTTCcactaataatatttaaatattaattatattttaagattacaaaaaataatattttctttacaataaataagaaataattttatgttctatttacatttaattttctttgttATGTATaactaatatatttttagtttttaatgtttatttaatttgagATCTTATtgaatatgcatatatatatattaaatatattttttttttttttctactttaATGATAAAGCACTACAAGTTGTCATTCTCCTTTTCcctttcttttctttttcttttatttatttttaatttattgatttttagcaatttaaaaatatgaaataaaacataaataagTTTAGATGAGTTTGGtaaaatagtaataaaaatatcaagagatacaaaaattaaaatatttcatacttaaaaaaaattctataaaattcat harbors:
- a CDS encoding methionine--tRNA ligase, putative; translation: MKYFLLFFIYFNTILIIKIFKEKIVFCYSLSYCKKIKNDPFDNLKRKVKLYVYIVRPKKYLFVKNYPKNGCEQKINNIIQVKLNKLVSIRNGSKILMKNELNKYNIDVVSDKINNKIKNEYINNDDIDNILDYLKKSDKNEKCLFMSTPLYYGNDKPHIGHAYCNILGDVISRFEKLRNENERKLIFFSGMDEHGLKIELKSKKMNITNNEHIDNICKYYKKMNNELDIKINLFYRTSNEFHKSFVQNIWSYLINNNYIYKDVYKGYYDISEERYLGEIELKEKKNKENVIYIEEENSYFFNIIKFQEFLIDFYESNENYIFPNYLQKEIIFFLKNDLKNICISRYNTNWGIKIPGEEKGTIYVWFDALLSYISSILYIIKKNSLKHKKKNNEYHTSHNLFSNDFLSSENIKTSDILCSYEDILNLVNINNNKDGNNNIHNNDNNNNNNSINKINNINFFNLFEKAWNPFIQIIGKDILKFHGILYMCLLKSLNLKFPEKILCHGLIKNKNIKMSKSLNNIVSPFTLLEKYNSDVIRIYFIGCANIYEDKNFKEKNLQAFELFLRNNVGNLLYRVLSLCLVNNYKIIQEIKTDDYNNSSILNECRDIKEKLINFTKKMEFPLFLENIMTLIKNVNKFFVHKKPWNYINNSYQFNSIIYETLESIKFFSIFMYPVIPQISLNILKNIGLKNINENNISIDMLEKRTENFVLKKLIKII